The following are encoded in a window of Aestuariirhabdus haliotis genomic DNA:
- a CDS encoding murein hydrolase activator EnvC family protein — MLRSTLALMLLLALPFHASAATDEGQTRQQLEQLQADIQQMQTLLKKIRQQRNSAESQLGKSEQEIGDLHRQIEQIEQRLQEGQQRLKKLQTDQRSLVSQINQQQQEIGGTIRSLFRSGQQPYLKLVLSQRDPQHSARMLHYFEYLNRAHGDQISEYRERLERLQQIDQKIQSTQLNLTQQRDQQKQQFSRLKQQQAERKRLVATLKQTLKKKDQDLASKQAQQAELKQILQSLQAAIANLSVPGKPFKQLRGKMAWPVKGKLSHRFGSSKGNKLRWNGIYISARAGSAVNAIHHGRVVFSDWLRGFGLLLIVDHGNDYLSLYAHNRSLLKDMGEWVNAGEQIATVGNSGGQQRNGLYFEVRYRGKPQNPLRCCLARQ; from the coding sequence ATGCTTCGATCCACCCTCGCGCTAATGCTCTTGCTGGCATTACCCTTTCACGCCAGTGCCGCCACTGATGAAGGCCAAACCCGCCAGCAACTGGAACAGCTGCAAGCGGATATCCAGCAGATGCAAACACTGCTGAAAAAGATTCGCCAACAACGCAACAGTGCCGAGAGCCAACTCGGAAAATCAGAACAGGAAATCGGCGACCTGCATCGCCAGATCGAACAGATCGAACAGCGCTTGCAGGAGGGTCAGCAGCGCCTAAAAAAGCTCCAAACTGATCAGCGTTCGCTGGTCAGTCAAATCAACCAACAACAGCAAGAGATTGGCGGCACTATCCGCTCACTGTTTCGCAGCGGTCAGCAACCCTATCTGAAGCTGGTACTCAGCCAGCGTGATCCCCAGCATAGCGCCCGCATGCTGCACTATTTTGAATACCTGAATCGAGCCCACGGCGATCAGATCAGCGAATACCGGGAACGGCTTGAGCGCCTGCAACAAATTGATCAGAAAATTCAGAGCACCCAGCTCAATCTGACCCAACAACGGGATCAGCAGAAACAACAGTTCTCGCGCCTGAAACAGCAACAAGCCGAACGCAAACGGCTTGTGGCCACGCTGAAGCAGACCCTCAAGAAGAAAGACCAGGACCTTGCCAGCAAGCAGGCCCAGCAGGCCGAATTAAAACAGATTCTGCAATCCTTGCAGGCTGCCATTGCCAACCTGAGTGTCCCCGGCAAGCCCTTCAAGCAGCTGCGCGGGAAAATGGCCTGGCCGGTCAAGGGCAAGCTCAGCCACCGGTTTGGCTCCAGCAAGGGGAACAAATTGCGCTGGAATGGCATCTATATAAGTGCAAGAGCTGGTTCTGCGGTTAATGCGATTCACCACGGCCGTGTTGTTTTCTCCGATTGGCTGCGGGGCTTTGGCCTGTTATTAATTGTCGATCATGGCAACGATTACCTCAGCCTGTACGCCCACAATCGAAGCCTGTTAAAGGATATGGGGGAGTGGGTGAACGCCGGCGAACAGATCGCCACCGTCGGTAATAGTGGAGGCCAGCAACGCAATGGCCTTTACTTTGAAGTACGCTATCGGGGCAAACCTCAGAACCCTCTGCGTTGCTGCCTTGCCCGGCAATAG
- the gpmI gene encoding 2,3-bisphosphoglycerate-independent phosphoglycerate mutase, whose product MSTAKKTTALIILDGFGHSETSDSNAIAAAHTPVWDRLCQEYPNTLVSGSGEDVGLPGGQMGNSEVGHMNLGAGRIVYQELTRISKAIDDGSFYQNPTLLKAVRGAVSASKAVHIMGLVSPGGVHSHEDHISAMIDLAQREGARQIYLHAFLDGRDTPPRSAEASLARLDQQLRASGLGRIASIIGRYYAMDRDQRWDRVSKAYELITEGTAPCQADSAVEGLQLAYNRDENDEFVDATRIATKEETPATLNDGDALIFMNFRADRARQITRAFVDTDFDGFSRNKRPQLAGMVMLTQYADSIDTLCAYPSEKLSNTLGEHMQQLGKTQLRIAETEKYAHVTFFFSGGREQPFEGETRILVNSPQVATYDLQPEMSAPEVTDKLVAAIDSGDFDLVVCNYANGDMVGHTGNFDAAVKAVECLDQCVQRVTDALLRNGGQCLITADHGNVEQMRDENTGQAHTAHTCEAVPCLYVGERKLTLNDGGILSDIAPTLLDLMDLQPPAEMSGQSLVSA is encoded by the coding sequence ATGAGCACTGCAAAAAAGACCACCGCACTGATTATTCTCGACGGCTTCGGCCACAGTGAAACCTCCGACTCCAACGCTATTGCCGCCGCCCACACCCCGGTATGGGATCGCCTGTGCCAGGAGTATCCGAACACTCTGGTGTCCGGGTCAGGAGAAGATGTTGGCTTACCCGGCGGTCAGATGGGTAATTCGGAAGTCGGTCATATGAATCTGGGTGCCGGTCGCATCGTTTATCAGGAGCTGACCCGAATCAGCAAGGCGATCGACGATGGCTCTTTTTACCAGAATCCCACCCTGTTGAAAGCCGTTCGCGGAGCCGTCAGCGCCAGCAAGGCGGTCCATATCATGGGTCTGGTGTCACCGGGCGGCGTTCACAGCCACGAAGATCACATCAGCGCCATGATCGACCTGGCCCAACGCGAAGGCGCCCGGCAAATATACCTGCACGCCTTTCTGGATGGACGGGATACGCCTCCGCGCAGCGCCGAAGCATCCCTCGCGCGCCTCGACCAGCAACTGCGCGCATCCGGGCTGGGCCGTATTGCCAGCATTATTGGTCGCTATTACGCCATGGATCGTGACCAGCGCTGGGATCGCGTCAGCAAAGCTTACGAGCTGATTACCGAAGGGACTGCACCCTGCCAGGCAGATAGCGCCGTTGAGGGCTTGCAGCTGGCGTATAACCGGGACGAGAACGACGAGTTTGTCGACGCCACCCGCATTGCTACAAAGGAAGAAACACCGGCCACCCTGAACGATGGTGACGCCCTGATCTTTATGAATTTCCGCGCCGATCGTGCTCGCCAGATCACTCGCGCCTTTGTCGATACCGACTTTGATGGCTTCTCGCGCAATAAGCGCCCTCAACTGGCTGGCATGGTGATGCTGACCCAGTACGCCGATAGTATCGATACTCTTTGTGCCTATCCGTCCGAAAAGTTGAGCAACACCCTGGGCGAGCATATGCAACAACTCGGCAAGACCCAGCTGCGCATCGCAGAGACCGAGAAATACGCCCACGTTACCTTCTTCTTCAGCGGTGGCCGCGAACAACCCTTTGAGGGCGAGACGCGCATTCTGGTGAACTCTCCCCAGGTCGCCACCTATGACCTGCAGCCCGAGATGAGCGCTCCCGAGGTTACCGACAAACTGGTCGCGGCCATTGATAGTGGTGATTTTGATCTGGTGGTTTGCAACTACGCCAATGGCGATATGGTCGGCCATACCGGCAATTTCGACGCTGCGGTTAAAGCGGTCGAATGCCTGGACCAATGCGTCCAGCGCGTTACCGATGCCCTGCTGCGTAATGGCGGCCAATGCCTGATCACCGCCGACCACGGCAACGTGGAACAGATGCGAGATGAAAACACCGGCCAGGCGCATACTGCTCATACCTGTGAAGCAGTCCCCTGTCTTTACGTAGGTGAGCGCAAGCTAACCCTGAATGATGGTGGTATCCTATCCGATATCGCACCAACCCTGCTGGACCTGATGGACCTGCAACCACCCGCCGAGATGAGTGGCCAGAGTTTGGTTTCGGCTTAA
- a CDS encoding zinc-dependent alcohol dehydrogenase family protein yields the protein MLKAIYTERGPVPEASIEAVKVDQPALTSGQVLIEVLAAPINPSDVLTLTGEYGMLPPLPAVGGNEGVGRVVEQGEGVSAPQVGQTVLLPVGCGSWASHVVADAKGLIPLPNEADPQQLSMMTVNPPTASLLLSEFVDLQPGDWVIQNAANSGVGGYLIQLAKLRGLKTVNVVRRDSAVAAVEAEGADLVLLDGDDLRERMLAATDGKLPRLGVDAVGGAATDRLASCLVEGGVLVNYGAMSREPCQVGALNLVFKDIQLKGFWLARWFQQASDEQKMKVFGEVASLIATGKLKARVAQTYGINEIKQAVAAAAAGEREGKIMILPNQAQ from the coding sequence ATGTTGAAAGCAATCTATACCGAGCGCGGCCCGGTGCCAGAGGCATCCATCGAAGCGGTCAAGGTTGATCAACCCGCGCTGACCAGTGGCCAGGTTTTGATTGAAGTATTGGCGGCGCCTATCAACCCATCGGACGTTCTGACCCTGACCGGTGAATATGGCATGTTGCCGCCCCTGCCTGCTGTTGGAGGTAACGAAGGGGTGGGCCGTGTAGTGGAACAGGGCGAAGGTGTGAGCGCCCCTCAGGTGGGACAAACTGTATTGTTGCCTGTTGGTTGCGGTTCCTGGGCGAGCCATGTGGTGGCCGACGCAAAGGGGCTGATCCCCTTGCCGAATGAAGCCGACCCGCAACAGCTGTCGATGATGACGGTTAACCCCCCCACGGCCTCTTTATTACTGAGTGAATTTGTTGATCTTCAGCCTGGCGACTGGGTGATTCAAAATGCGGCCAATTCCGGCGTGGGTGGTTACCTGATTCAGCTGGCCAAGTTGAGGGGGTTGAAAACGGTGAATGTTGTACGTCGTGACTCCGCTGTCGCGGCTGTTGAAGCCGAAGGTGCCGACCTGGTTCTGCTGGATGGCGACGATTTGCGGGAGCGTATGCTGGCGGCCACCGATGGCAAATTGCCTCGGTTGGGTGTCGATGCCGTGGGTGGCGCTGCGACCGATCGTCTTGCCTCCTGTCTGGTTGAAGGTGGCGTGTTGGTTAACTACGGAGCAATGAGTCGTGAGCCCTGCCAGGTGGGTGCCTTGAATCTTGTTTTCAAGGATATCCAGCTCAAGGGATTCTGGCTGGCGCGCTGGTTCCAGCAGGCTTCTGATGAGCAAAAAATGAAGGTGTTTGGTGAAGTGGCGAGCTTGATCGCTACCGGCAAACTCAAGGCCCGGGTCGCGCAAACCTATGGCATTAATGAGATCAAGCAGGCGGTTGCCGCCGCTGCGGCCGGGGAGCGGGAGGGTAAGATTATGATTCTCCCTAATCAGGCCCAGTAA
- a CDS encoding divergent polysaccharide deacetylase family protein, whose product MKRPGVALCLTGTLLLAILLPQPSALAATEARKPLPLPARDRHEQLLLWLQQNPIRDTEPAEILAEPVPPTTPGEFLPLAPRLIIIIDDIGNNLPRGERTVRLPGLVSLSILPFTPHARHLANLGHQAGKEIMLHAPMENHQHHPLGPGGLTLTMDQQAFSNQLSASIDSLPHVRGVNNHMGSLMTEQPQQMAWTMSILLDRDLFFVDSRTSAATVAANTAQAYGVPHLSRQVFLDHVREPAAIAAAFDKALSVARQQGTAVLIGHPYPETLDLLEKRIPELPANGIVLTSVEQVLEPQRLAQKSPP is encoded by the coding sequence ATGAAGCGCCCAGGAGTAGCATTGTGCCTGACAGGGACATTGCTACTCGCCATCCTGCTTCCTCAGCCCTCGGCTCTGGCCGCCACCGAGGCCCGAAAACCCTTGCCCTTACCCGCCCGGGACCGGCACGAACAATTGCTTTTATGGCTGCAACAAAACCCCATAAGAGACACTGAACCCGCCGAGATACTGGCAGAGCCTGTTCCCCCAACAACACCCGGTGAGTTCCTCCCTCTCGCCCCCCGGCTGATTATCATCATCGATGATATTGGCAACAACCTTCCCCGAGGTGAACGAACCGTCCGCCTGCCAGGCCTCGTCAGCCTGTCCATTCTGCCCTTTACGCCACATGCCCGGCATCTGGCCAATCTGGGCCACCAGGCGGGCAAAGAGATCATGCTTCACGCACCGATGGAAAACCACCAGCACCATCCCCTTGGCCCCGGAGGCCTGACCCTGACCATGGACCAGCAGGCTTTCAGCAACCAACTCAGTGCCTCGATTGACAGTTTGCCCCACGTCAGGGGGGTCAATAACCATATGGGTAGTCTGATGACCGAACAGCCCCAGCAGATGGCCTGGACCATGTCGATACTGCTCGACCGGGACCTGTTTTTTGTCGATAGCCGAACCAGCGCCGCGACCGTAGCGGCGAATACCGCCCAGGCCTATGGTGTACCCCACCTGAGTCGCCAGGTATTTCTCGATCATGTGCGGGAACCGGCAGCCATCGCAGCAGCGTTCGATAAAGCCCTGAGCGTGGCCCGTCAACAAGGCACTGCCGTATTGATCGGCCACCCCTATCCGGAAACTTTGGACCTGTTAGAAAAGCGAATTCCCGAGTTACCCGCCAATGGCATTGTCCTGACATCGGTCGAGCAGGTACTGGAACCGCAGCGGCTGGCGCAGAAAAGCCCACCCTGA
- a CDS encoding S41 family peptidase, producing MAPLFRRLGNLTIGTTLAATLCLSTSLFAEEQQPPRLPLDELRTFTEIFERIRTAYVEEVSDSELLDSAIKGMLSGLDPHSAYLDPDDFKDLQVNTSGEFGGLGIEVGMENGFIKVVAPIDDTPAAEAGVEAGDLIIKLDQKPVKGMSLKDAVERMRGKPGTPIEVTIMRDGHDAPFDLTLRRAVIKVTSVKSRQLDAGYGYVRITQFQVDSGEEVTKAISKLSKDKTLQGLVLDLRNNPGGVLQAAVEVSDLFLTDGLIVYTEGRIPNSELRFNASPQTVANNTPVVVLINGGSASASEIVAGALQDHQRAIIMGTDSFGKGSVQTVLPLANQRALKLTTALYYTPNGRSIQAQGIEPDILIERATLTPIDQPRGVKEADLEGHLGNGNGGKEKPTQNTKKPINTLAQSDYQLFQALNLLKGLHISQQQKSGTKATMTAESSVVDEIIEEPAKQ from the coding sequence ATGGCCCCCCTCTTTCGCCGGCTAGGCAACCTGACCATTGGCACAACTCTGGCAGCCACCCTTTGCCTGAGCACCTCTCTGTTTGCGGAAGAGCAACAGCCACCTCGCCTGCCCCTCGACGAGCTGCGCACCTTCACCGAAATATTTGAGCGCATTCGCACCGCCTACGTCGAAGAGGTTTCCGACAGCGAGCTGCTGGACAGTGCCATCAAGGGTATGCTGTCGGGGCTTGATCCCCATTCCGCGTACCTGGATCCGGATGATTTCAAGGATCTTCAAGTCAACACCTCGGGCGAGTTTGGCGGGCTGGGCATCGAAGTCGGCATGGAAAATGGCTTTATCAAGGTGGTTGCCCCTATCGATGATACTCCGGCGGCCGAAGCCGGTGTCGAAGCCGGCGACCTTATTATCAAACTGGACCAGAAACCCGTTAAGGGCATGAGCCTGAAAGACGCCGTCGAGCGGATGCGTGGAAAACCGGGCACTCCCATCGAAGTCACAATAATGCGTGACGGCCACGATGCACCCTTTGACCTGACCCTGCGACGCGCGGTGATCAAGGTCACCAGCGTTAAGAGTCGCCAGCTGGATGCCGGTTACGGCTACGTGCGCATCACCCAGTTTCAGGTCGACAGCGGTGAGGAAGTGACCAAGGCGATCAGTAAACTGAGCAAAGACAAAACCCTGCAAGGACTGGTGCTGGATCTACGCAACAACCCGGGCGGGGTCTTGCAGGCCGCTGTCGAAGTTTCGGACCTTTTCCTGACGGATGGATTGATCGTCTACACCGAAGGCCGTATCCCCAATTCCGAACTGCGTTTTAATGCCAGCCCTCAGACCGTCGCCAACAATACGCCTGTGGTGGTACTGATTAACGGCGGTTCCGCCTCCGCCTCGGAGATCGTCGCCGGCGCTCTGCAGGACCATCAACGCGCGATCATTATGGGGACTGACAGTTTCGGTAAGGGCTCCGTACAAACCGTACTGCCACTGGCCAATCAACGTGCCCTGAAGCTCACCACCGCGCTCTATTACACCCCCAACGGTCGTTCGATCCAGGCCCAGGGCATCGAACCCGATATTCTGATCGAACGGGCGACCCTGACGCCAATTGATCAACCCAGAGGGGTCAAGGAAGCCGATCTTGAAGGCCACCTGGGCAATGGCAACGGGGGTAAGGAAAAGCCCACCCAAAACACAAAGAAACCGATTAATACACTGGCCCAGAGCGACTACCAACTGTTCCAGGCCCTTAATCTGCTAAAAGGATTGCACATCAGCCAACAACAGAAAAGCGGCACAAAGGCTACCATGACCGCCGAATCCTCAGTCGTCGACGAGATCATTGAGGAGCCAGCCAAGCAATGA
- a CDS encoding diguanylate cyclase — protein sequence MLVSRLVEVLGHDEIKALAFDLDGLMGHHIGWLNRIHQVFVCQQPVDLELARNYQQCHFGRWYYDVSLPELQQSPEFIRIGHLHRQVHELATEMLEQHGRDGVVTETLYGRFTDAEQQFISELEAFSYSIDDTKRQFDSLTQLPSRSLISLVLEKEQSKVSRGMGYCSVVMCDIDKFKQVNDRYGHPVGDRVLIAIARFFEESLRPYDLVSRYGGEEYLFSMPETSIEEAVEIANRVREGLQQLSIDIGGHHPLHISASFGVAELSAAYSLATTINNADKALYQAKRMGRNRVCSWPSATTGL from the coding sequence ATGTTAGTGAGTCGTTTAGTCGAGGTGCTTGGACACGATGAAATCAAGGCCCTGGCGTTTGACCTTGATGGTTTGATGGGGCACCACATCGGTTGGCTCAACCGGATTCATCAGGTGTTTGTTTGCCAGCAGCCGGTCGATTTGGAGTTGGCGCGTAATTATCAGCAATGCCACTTCGGGCGCTGGTACTACGATGTTTCCCTGCCAGAGTTGCAACAATCCCCCGAATTCATCCGCATAGGGCATTTACACCGCCAGGTTCACGAACTGGCCACTGAAATGCTCGAGCAGCATGGCAGGGATGGCGTGGTGACGGAAACACTGTATGGCCGATTTACCGATGCCGAGCAGCAGTTTATATCGGAACTGGAAGCCTTCTCCTATTCGATTGACGATACCAAACGTCAGTTTGACAGTCTTACCCAGCTGCCTTCACGCTCTCTGATTAGCCTGGTGCTGGAGAAGGAGCAATCCAAAGTGTCTCGCGGTATGGGTTATTGCTCGGTGGTGATGTGCGATATCGATAAGTTCAAGCAGGTTAATGACCGTTACGGTCACCCGGTCGGTGATCGGGTGCTGATTGCTATCGCTCGATTCTTTGAAGAATCCCTGCGCCCTTACGACCTGGTGTCGCGCTATGGGGGTGAGGAATACCTGTTTTCCATGCCAGAGACCTCTATCGAGGAAGCGGTGGAAATTGCCAATCGTGTTCGGGAGGGGCTGCAACAGCTGTCGATTGATATCGGTGGGCACCACCCCTTGCATATCAGTGCTTCCTTTGGTGTGGCTGAACTGAGCGCGGCCTATTCACTCGCAACGACCATTAATAATGCGGACAAGGCGCTGTACCAGGCCAAAAGAATGGGGAGAAATCGGGTGTGTAGCTGGCCTTCGGCTACAACCGGGTTATAG
- a CDS encoding cupin domain-containing protein, which translates to MEYKSINSKGKLSRLSEHWSSRVIAVMNDYSFKLAKVEGSFVWHDHPDTDEVYFVVSGVLAIEFRDGRVTLNPGEPGGTLEARNDVWV; encoded by the coding sequence ATGGAATATAAATCGATTAACTCGAAAGGAAAACTGTCCCGTTTGAGCGAACACTGGTCGTCACGGGTGATCGCTGTAATGAATGACTATTCGTTCAAGTTGGCCAAGGTTGAGGGTAGCTTTGTATGGCACGATCACCCCGATACCGATGAAGTCTATTTTGTCGTTTCCGGCGTATTGGCTATTGAATTCAGAGACGGCAGAGTCACTCTCAATCCGGGAGAGCCCGGTGGCACATTAGAGGCGAGAAATGATGTATGGGTCTAA
- a CDS encoding LOG family protein codes for MKVAVFCGSANGADPLYTDSARSLGRVLVEAGHELVYGGGKVGLMGVVADAVIDAGGQVVGVMPRALRDREIQHTGLTELHIVEDMHQRKAKMAQLADAFIALPGGIGTLEELFEVWTWAQLGYHGKPCGLLNIGAYYDALLTFLGQAVSQGFVADTHLDMLLVSQDPADLLDAFDRYSPPPSKWG; via the coding sequence ATGAAAGTGGCAGTGTTTTGTGGTTCGGCCAATGGCGCGGACCCTCTCTATACCGATAGTGCGCGATCTCTGGGCAGAGTGTTGGTTGAGGCTGGCCATGAGCTGGTTTATGGCGGCGGAAAAGTCGGTTTAATGGGGGTGGTCGCCGATGCCGTTATCGATGCCGGAGGGCAAGTGGTCGGGGTGATGCCACGAGCGTTGCGAGACAGGGAAATTCAACATACGGGACTGACTGAGCTGCATATTGTTGAGGATATGCACCAGCGTAAAGCCAAGATGGCGCAACTGGCCGATGCCTTTATCGCTTTGCCTGGAGGTATTGGCACTCTGGAAGAGCTGTTTGAAGTCTGGACCTGGGCGCAGTTGGGCTATCATGGTAAACCCTGCGGCCTGCTCAACATTGGCGCCTACTACGATGCGCTATTAACCTTTCTTGGTCAGGCCGTATCCCAGGGGTTTGTGGCGGACACCCATCTCGATATGTTGCTGGTGTCGCAGGATCCGGCGGACTTGTTAGATGCCTTTGATCGCTACAGCCCACCGCCCAGTAAGTGGGGCTAG
- a CDS encoding class I SAM-dependent DNA methyltransferase has protein sequence MDALSDKKIVDSWQKNADPWARAIREKSIPGRRRITDRAMVETLASLPITRALDVGCGEGWLTRELSACGIAVEGIDAVPALVEKAREQGVGDYRIMEYEALSVKTVGGGFDLAVCNFSLLGQDSVEVVFSALPAILKPGGHLVVQTLHPTFSCDGHPYVDAWRQGSWEGFGDDFTDPAPWFFRTLETWFALYHRNGFSLTQLKEPFDQQTGKPASLIMVGVLRS, from the coding sequence ATGGATGCTTTAAGTGATAAAAAAATAGTCGACTCCTGGCAAAAAAATGCAGATCCATGGGCTCGTGCGATTCGGGAGAAAAGTATTCCCGGCAGGCGGCGGATTACCGATCGGGCAATGGTTGAAACTCTGGCGTCCCTACCGATAACAAGAGCGCTTGACGTCGGGTGCGGAGAAGGCTGGTTGACTCGGGAATTGAGCGCTTGTGGTATCGCAGTAGAAGGGATCGATGCGGTACCTGCATTGGTCGAAAAGGCCAGGGAGCAAGGAGTTGGCGATTATCGAATAATGGAATATGAAGCGCTTTCGGTGAAGACTGTGGGGGGGGGCTTTGATCTTGCGGTCTGTAATTTCTCGCTATTGGGTCAGGACTCAGTAGAGGTGGTTTTTAGCGCATTGCCCGCAATACTTAAACCTGGTGGACACCTGGTAGTACAAACACTGCATCCCACTTTTTCTTGTGATGGCCATCCCTATGTAGATGCTTGGCGTCAGGGATCCTGGGAAGGATTCGGAGACGATTTTACGGATCCGGCGCCCTGGTTCTTCCGCACTCTGGAGACCTGGTTTGCCTTGTATCATCGCAACGGGTTTTCCCTGACTCAGCTTAAAGAGCCATTTGATCAACAAACAGGCAAGCCGGCATCGCTGATTATGGTGGGTGTTTTACGATCCTGA
- a CDS encoding fumarylacetoacetate hydrolase family protein — translation MMYGSKRLPQGKRRVWYIRVLCLAVLLSPTMVFAEVDYLVRFEHEDSIRYGRLVGETIQPLSGGLFGERVPTGQSLPLSTVKLLMPTEPQKVFAVGMNFSSHIASSGDLPPPLFLKLPTSLIASGEPVHLPVDARNVHFEGELVLVIGQQAKELTEAEAVDVIFGVTVGNDLTERGWQGSDLQWLRAKASDGFGPVGPIIARGVDYNNLLLTTRLNGQVVQQENTRNMIHKPAKVVSYLSRYFTLMPGDLVFMGTPGRTQALSDGDVVSVTIDQVGMVENRIQQ, via the coding sequence ATGATGTATGGGTCTAAGCGACTGCCGCAAGGGAAACGGCGGGTCTGGTACATCCGAGTTTTGTGTTTGGCTGTGCTGCTGTCCCCGACGATGGTTTTCGCCGAGGTCGACTATCTGGTGCGTTTTGAGCATGAAGATAGCATCCGTTACGGGAGGCTTGTTGGAGAAACTATCCAGCCGTTGTCTGGCGGTCTGTTTGGTGAACGAGTTCCGACCGGTCAATCTTTGCCATTGTCGACGGTGAAACTGTTAATGCCTACCGAGCCCCAGAAAGTGTTTGCCGTTGGGATGAATTTTTCCAGTCATATCGCCTCTTCCGGCGATCTGCCGCCGCCCCTGTTTTTAAAGTTACCGACCTCATTAATCGCCTCGGGTGAGCCGGTGCATCTTCCGGTTGATGCTCGCAACGTGCATTTCGAGGGTGAGCTGGTGCTGGTGATCGGGCAACAAGCGAAGGAGCTGACAGAGGCCGAAGCCGTCGACGTCATCTTTGGTGTCACGGTTGGCAATGATCTGACCGAGCGAGGCTGGCAGGGCAGCGATTTGCAATGGCTTCGCGCCAAGGCCAGTGACGGTTTTGGTCCAGTGGGCCCCATTATTGCCAGAGGCGTTGATTACAATAATCTGCTATTGACCACTCGACTGAATGGTCAGGTGGTGCAGCAGGAAAATACCCGCAATATGATTCACAAACCTGCCAAGGTGGTGAGTTATTTAAGTCGCTACTTTACCCTGATGCCGGGAGATCTGGTGTTTATGGGGACGCCGGGACGAACGCAGGCTTTGTCCGATGGTGATGTCGTGTCGGTCACTATTGATCAGGTGGGTATGGTTGAAAACAGGATTCAGCAGTAG
- a CDS encoding methyltransferase family protein: MTRFEMKIPPPIYLLLFAALMWWLADSFSVWRWQHPLSLIAGWVLIGAGLALDVGGLIRFVRAKTTINPHRPQHSTTLVVEGVYRLTRNPMYLGMLLLLCGWGLVLGSGLALILPPLFAYWMTRVQIMPEERALLSRFGEPYQQYLDKVRRWI, translated from the coding sequence ATGACTCGATTTGAAATGAAAATCCCCCCACCCATCTATCTCCTGCTGTTCGCGGCGCTGATGTGGTGGTTGGCCGACAGTTTCAGTGTTTGGCGTTGGCAGCACCCGCTATCCCTGATTGCTGGCTGGGTACTGATTGGCGCGGGTCTCGCACTGGATGTGGGTGGCTTGATACGTTTTGTTCGGGCCAAAACCACGATTAATCCCCACCGTCCCCAGCACAGCACGACACTGGTTGTTGAAGGCGTGTATCGTTTGACCCGCAACCCGATGTATCTGGGCATGCTGCTGTTGCTCTGCGGTTGGGGGCTGGTGTTAGGTTCGGGTCTGGCGCTGATTCTGCCACCCTTGTTTGCCTATTGGATGACTCGAGTACAGATTATGCCGGAAGAGAGGGCGTTGCTGTCCAGGTTCGGTGAGCCTTATCAGCAGTATCTCGATAAGGTGCGGCGCTGGATCTAG
- a CDS encoding group I truncated hemoglobin, whose protein sequence is MTLFDRIGGAPAVDQAVELFYKKVLADDHVANYFASVNMQSQARRQKAFLTMVFGGPVNYSGKQMREAHAHMNLRESHFAAVVSHLQETLRELGVCETDIEEALSIANSVKDEVLNR, encoded by the coding sequence ATGACCCTGTTTGACAGGATTGGAGGGGCGCCTGCGGTGGATCAAGCCGTTGAGCTTTTTTATAAGAAAGTATTAGCCGATGATCATGTCGCGAATTATTTCGCTAGCGTGAATATGCAATCCCAGGCTCGTCGGCAGAAGGCCTTTTTGACCATGGTATTTGGCGGGCCGGTTAACTACAGCGGCAAACAGATGCGAGAGGCCCATGCGCATATGAATTTGCGTGAATCCCATTTTGCCGCGGTAGTGTCACATCTACAGGAGACACTACGGGAGCTGGGTGTCTGTGAGACCGACATCGAAGAAGCATTAAGTATTGCGAATAGCGTCAAGGATGAAGTGCTCAATCGCTAG